The Candidatus Latescibacter sp. genome contains the following window.
GCTCCAAGAATAGAGGCTACCAGCAATAAACTATTCATGGCAGCCCTTTATTGTATGTACTTATGGATTTCATCAAATGTTTTAAGAAAGGGCTGCGCCAGGCTTTCGCTGAACTGTTTGAGCCAGGAGTGAATATAGGGTATATCCATTTCCGGGTTCTTTGCCAGAATTATTTTTACATCTTCCAAGTCGCGAGGGCGTCCGGTAATTACTTTTTGAATGATGATGTCTTCCACCGAAGCGAACATTACCTTGGTGTCTCCGATCAGTACTCTTTTCACTCTCCGGATGGCTTGGTGTTCGTACGCTGAAAAGGAGAAAATCAAATCTATCCGGATGCCTGTTTGTGGATCCTGACAAGGGAGAACGAGGGTTTTGGTTACAAATGTATGAGGATCTTCCACCAATACCTTCCAATCCAAATCCCTCACTAAATTCATGATATCAGGCAGCCTGTCCGGGCCGACATCCAAAGTGACATCAATATCTTTAGTCGCTCTCGGTTCGCCATAGAGAAGAACAGCCTGCCCTCCGATGAGCATATAAGAGATGC
Protein-coding sequences here:
- a CDS encoding nucleotidyl transferase AbiEii/AbiGii toxin family protein; the encoded protein is MFQDLIENMARMLEEKGISYMLIGGQAVLLYGEPRATKDIDVTLDVGPDRLPDIMNLVRDLDWKVLVEDPHTFVTKTLVLPCQDPQTGIRIDLIFSFSAYEHQAIRRVKRVLIGDTKVMFASVEDIIIQKVITGRPRDLEDVKIILAKNPEMDIPYIHSWLKQFSESLAQPFLKTFDEIHKYIQ